The sequence TTTTTATTAAAATTACAAGAGATGGGAGTTAGATATAAGATAGAGGGGGACACCTTAGCAGTTTTGTCTAAACTTTCTGATATTCGAGGAGTTAAAGTTACAACTATGCCATATCCAGGTTTTCCCACAGATTTGCAATCACCTATAATGACGCTTATGTGTCTAGCTAAGGGAAGTAGTGAAATAAAGGAAACTATTTTTGAAAATAGATTTATGCATGTGCCTGAATTAAATAGAATGGGAGCAAAGATAGATATAAATGGAAATATTGCAACGATAAAAGGAATTGAAAACTTTTCATCAGCTGAAGTTATGGCAAGTGATCTAAGAGCAGGAGCCTCTTTGATATTAGCTGCTTTAAAGGCTGAAGGAGAGAGTGTTGTAAACAGAATATACCATGTGGATAGAGGTTATGAGAATCTAAGTTTAAAATTAAAAAGTATTGGAGCTAATATAGAAAGAATAAAAGTAGATATATGATGGAGGAAGAATGGAGAAAATAATAGGTATAAATCCAGTTATTGAAGTTTTACAAAATAAAGAAAAGACAATAGAAAAGCTGGAGATTTTTAAAGGAGCCAAGGATGAAAAAGTAAATAAAATAAAAAGATTAGCTTCTGAGAGAAATATTAAGATATTTTATACTGATAAAAAAAGAGAAAATTCACAAGGTGTTGTAGTTTATATAAGTGATTATGATTATTATGTTGATTTTGGAGCTTTCTTAGAGAAAATAGCGCCGCTTGAAAAGTCTATTGTGCTAATACTAGATGAAATTCAAGATCCAAGAAATTTTGGAGCCTTGATAAGAAGTGCGGAAGTTTTTGGAGTAAAGGGAATAATTATTCCAGAAAGAAATGCTGTAAGAATAAATGAAACGGTTGTTAAAACTTCAACTGGAGCAATAGAGTATGTGGATATAGTAAAAGTTACAAATATATCTGATGCTATTAGTAAATTAAAAAAATTAGATTATTGGGTATATGGAGCAGAAGGAGAAGGAAGTAAGGATTATTCTCAAGAGAAATATCCTAGTAGAACAGCATTAGTTCTTGGAAGTGAAGGAAATGGAATGAGGAAGAAAGTGAAAGAAAGCTGTGATGTTCTTATAAAAATACCAATGTATGGAAAGATAAACTCTTTAAATGTTTCAGTAGCTGGAGGAATAATTTTATCTGAGATAGTAAAATCTTTCTAGAACAGTTAAAAAAAGTGGGAAGGTAGAAGAGTTATATGAGTGAAAATTTAATAACAGATGATATAGTAGAAAGAGCACAGCAGGGGAATCAAGAAGCATTGAACTTAATTTTAAAGGAATACAAGAAATTTATATTTTTGAATGTAAGAAACTATTTTTTAGTTGGTGCTGAGCAAGATGACTTGCTCCAAGAGGGAATGATAGGATTGTTAAAAGCTATAAAGAATTATAGTAAGGAAAAAGCTTCTTTTAAAACTTTTGCGACTTTATGTATAAGAAGGCAAATATTGACTGCTATTAGAAGTTCAACGGCGCAGAAAAATAGCGTTTTGAACGAGGCTAGTGGAAATAATTTAGAGATTGAAGATATTCATGAAGGTTATTCGAAAAATCTTTACTTAAATAAGCAGTATAATCCTGAGGCTATATTTTTATCTAAAGAGAAAGTGATGGAGTTTCAAAATTTTGTAGAGCATAATTTTAGTCCATTTGAAAGAAAAGTATTTAATTACATGATAAAAGGATTTTCGTATAAAGAAATAGCTGAAGAACTCGAGAAAACACCTAAAGTAATAGATAATAGTTTTCAAAGGATAAAAAGGAAAAGTGAGTTATGGTTAAGTACCTACTAAATTTAATAAAGAAGTTGTTAATCAAAAATAGTAGTGATATATTGAATATTGAAAAGAATTATTAATGAGGTGATATTCTTGAGAGAGTATAATTTTAAAGAAGTAGAAGCCAAGTGGCAAGAAAAATGGGAAAATGGACACATTTTCAAGACAGAAAATAAAGTTGAAGGTAAAGAGAATTATTATGTACTTGTAATGCTTCCATATCCATCTGGGAAACTACATGTTGGACATGCTAGAAACTATACAATAGGAGATGTTATAGCTAGATATAAGAGAATGAAAGGTTATAATGTATTAAATCCTATGGGATGGGATTCTTTTGGATTACCAGCAGAAAATGCAGCTATTCAAAATGGAGCACACCCAGCTGCGTGGACAAAATCTAATATTGAAAATATGAGAAGACAATTAAAATTATTAGGATTCTCGTATGATTGGGATAGGGAGATAGCTTCTTATACACCAGAATATTATAAATGGAACCAATGGATGTTCAAAAGACTTTATGAAAAAGGATTAATTTACAAGAAAAAATCTCTTGTAAACTGGTGCCCAGACTGTAATACAGTATTAGCAAATGAGCAAGTTGAAGATGGAAAATGTTGGAGACATAGTAAAACTTCAGTTATTCAAAAAGAGTTAGAGCAATGGTTCTTTAAGATAACTGACTATGCTGACGAGTTATTAGAGGGGCATAAAGAGTTGAAAGATGGTTGGCCTGAAAAAGTTTTAACAATGCAAAAAAACTGGATAGGAAAATCATATGGAACAGAGATAGTATTTACTATTGCTGAAACAGGTAAGGAATTACCTATGTTTACAACAAGAATAGATACAATATATGGAGTATCTTATTGTGTTGTTGCTCCAGAGCATCCTATTGTAGAGGAAATTATAAAAGGTAATCCAGAGATAAAATCAAGCATTGAAGCAATGAAAAATACAGATTTAATTGAAAGATCAGCAGAAGGAAGAGAAAAAAATGGAGTATTTACAGGTTGGCATGTAATTAATCCAGTAACAAAAGAGAAAGTAGAATTATGGGTAGCTGACTATGTTCTAATGAACTATGGAACAGGAGCTGTAATGGCTGTTCCTTGTCATGATGAAAGAGACTTTGCATTTGCAAAGAAATATAATCTACCATTAAATGT comes from Fusobacterium necrogenes and encodes:
- the rlmB gene encoding 23S rRNA (guanosine(2251)-2'-O)-methyltransferase RlmB, with translation MEKIIGINPVIEVLQNKEKTIEKLEIFKGAKDEKVNKIKRLASERNIKIFYTDKKRENSQGVVVYISDYDYYVDFGAFLEKIAPLEKSIVLILDEIQDPRNFGALIRSAEVFGVKGIIIPERNAVRINETVVKTSTGAIEYVDIVKVTNISDAISKLKKLDYWVYGAEGEGSKDYSQEKYPSRTALVLGSEGNGMRKKVKESCDVLIKIPMYGKINSLNVSVAGGIILSEIVKSF
- a CDS encoding sigma-70 family RNA polymerase sigma factor, whose product is MSENLITDDIVERAQQGNQEALNLILKEYKKFIFLNVRNYFLVGAEQDDLLQEGMIGLLKAIKNYSKEKASFKTFATLCIRRQILTAIRSSTAQKNSVLNEASGNNLEIEDIHEGYSKNLYLNKQYNPEAIFLSKEKVMEFQNFVEHNFSPFERKVFNYMIKGFSYKEIAEELEKTPKVIDNSFQRIKRKSELWLSTY